The Periplaneta americana isolate PAMFEO1 chromosome 9, P.americana_PAMFEO1_priV1, whole genome shotgun sequence genome contains a region encoding:
- the LOC138706622 gene encoding uncharacterized protein isoform X2 encodes MASRCKLAVAAAAYILLHYSLEEKKRKRRLRRMRDYSRRDKKCIVKSCSSTSQTTKESFFLFPRNRELAVMWAERLGVSSSFVDGQLTNQVVCGLHFPDTAFVTTDRKSLVRGCLPIAVGLEPTDDSKSFPYIPLNSLPTVLTAEDDLHVTRPTTTYSKSSMYPQPECSTGSAENTTLFTFEEEDVVVKEENLLLPCSSPLLSKTSEVEAKVVSSPSFCPNCNVSLGKIDAERPKSQELCQDGQQWLRPKDEREDFSEVLAQLEEEQQRNRELQAQLEVEQQQNKALQARLDSEIERSRELQAQLEVEQERSVGFVVQLDAERIRCSELRSQIKRQSAGEFEAETSQQLRHFLEALPCENNDIAIAAAKCGNTAAVKCLLASGTDVERRESKNGLTLLHLATDGGHTGTVKCLLTAGADVNAVTEDGTTPLHLAAYRGHKEMCEILLLMGACVNLQDIMQACPLHKAAQQGHLPVVQLLLQRGANPSLRDCVGQTPHDVATSRGHMHVAVSLPSQGTAMTSNISAEDAVFEIIH; translated from the exons ATGGCGTCACGGTGTAAACTTGCTGTTGCTGCGGCTGCATACATCCTGCTACATTATTCACTTGAAGAAAAGAAGCGAAAGCGGCGACTGCGACG GATGAGGGACTATTCAAGGAGAGACAAAAAATGCATCGTTAAGAGCTGTTCCAGTACGAGCCAGACCACAAAGGAGAGCTTCTTTCTATTCCCTAGGAATCGTGAGTT GGCTGTTATGTGGGCAGAGAGATTGGGTGTGTCGAGCAGCTTTGTGGATGGACAATTGACAAATCAAGTAGTCTGCGGTCTACACTTTCCTGATACTGCATTTGTCACCACTGATAGAAAAAGTCTTGTCCGGGGCTGTCTTCCAATTGCAGTTGGCTTGGAACCAACAGACGACTCCAAATCTTTTCCATACATCCCTCTGAATTCCCTGCCGACAGTTCTAACTGCAGAAGATGACCTCCACGTTACACGTCCAACTACCACATATTCCAAATCGTCTATGTATCCCCAACCAGAGTGCTCAACTGGCAGTGCAGAAAATACGACTTTGTTTACTTTTGAAGAAGAGGATGTTGTTGTTAAAGAAGAGAATTTGTTATTGCCATGTTCCTCCCCTCTGCTTTCAAAAACTAGCGAGGTAGAAGCCAAAGTTGTTAGCTCACCATCTTTCTGTCCAAATTGTAATGTGAGTCTGGGCAAAATAGATGCAGAGAGACCCAAGTCACAAGAACTGTGTCAGGATGGACAGCAATGGCTGAGACCAAAAGACGAACGGGAGGACTTTAGTGAGGTTCTAGCACAACTGGAGGAGGAGCAGCAGCGAAATAGGGAGCTTCAAGCACAACTGGAAGtagaacaacaacaaaacaaggcACTTCAGGCACGACTGGATTCGGAGATAGAACGAAGTAGAGAGCTTCAGGCACAGCTGGAAGTTGAGCAAGAACGAAGTGTAGGTTTTGTGGTGCAGTTGGATGCTGAGAGAATAAGATGCAGTGAATTAAGAAGTCAAATCAAAAGGCAGTCAGCTGGT GAGTTTGAAGCTGAGACATCCCAACAGCTACGACACTTCCTTGAGGCTCTTCCATGCGAAAACAATGATATAGCAATTGCTGCTGCTAAATGCGGGAATACTGCAGCAGTGAAGTGTCTCCTTGCATCAGGTACAGATGTTGAGAGGAGAGAAAGTAAAAATGGATTGACATTGCTACACCTTGCAACTGATGGGGGTCACACAGGAACCGTTAAGTGCCTACTGACGGCAGGTGCAGATGTGAATGCCGTTACTGAAGATGGTACCACACCTCTGCACCTGGCAGCATATAGGGGACACAAAGAAATGTGCGAGATTTTGCTATTGATGGGAGCTTGTGTGAACCTGCAGGACATTATGCAGGCCTGTCCATTGCACAAGGCAGCACAACAGGGACATCTTCCTGTCGTACAGTTGCTGCTACAACGTGGAGCCAACCCTAGCCTCAGGGACTGTGTTGGGCAAACTCCCCATGATGTTGCGACAAGCAGAGGACACATGCACGTGGCTGTATCCCTGCCATCACAAGGTACTGCAATGACGTCAAATATCAGTGCTGAAGATGCAGTTTTTGAAATAATACATTGA
- the LOC138706622 gene encoding uncharacterized protein isoform X1 gives MPGCAVFGCLSYNRKTKGSDVKYYRFPKNEDLARQWLHACRREDKINLQHARICSLHFEESSYEVPLKQKLLNYEPKNCRNLKVDAVPTKALVQSCLKRKSTDSLRLDRCEKRRRRKEIHDIIANSSCTVQANSKTNSDEQVSEDSALDLNNETMRDYSRRDKKCIVKSCSSTSQTTKESFFLFPRNRELAVMWAERLGVSSSFVDGQLTNQVVCGLHFPDTAFVTTDRKSLVRGCLPIAVGLEPTDDSKSFPYIPLNSLPTVLTAEDDLHVTRPTTTYSKSSMYPQPECSTGSAENTTLFTFEEEDVVVKEENLLLPCSSPLLSKTSEVEAKVVSSPSFCPNCNVSLGKIDAERPKSQELCQDGQQWLRPKDEREDFSEVLAQLEEEQQRNRELQAQLEVEQQQNKALQARLDSEIERSRELQAQLEVEQERSVGFVVQLDAERIRCSELRSQIKRQSAGEFEAETSQQLRHFLEALPCENNDIAIAAAKCGNTAAVKCLLASGTDVERRESKNGLTLLHLATDGGHTGTVKCLLTAGADVNAVTEDGTTPLHLAAYRGHKEMCEILLLMGACVNLQDIMQACPLHKAAQQGHLPVVQLLLQRGANPSLRDCVGQTPHDVATSRGHMHVAVSLPSQGTAMTSNISAEDAVFEIIH, from the exons atgcctggatgtgcagtatttggttgtttgagttacaatcgaaaaacGAAAGGAAGTGACGTAAAATACTACAGAtttccgaagaatgaagacttggcaagacaatggttgcatgcttgtagaagggaggataaaaTCAATTTACAGCACG ctcgaatttgttcacttcattttgaggagtcaagttatgaagtacctttaaagcagaaactcctgaattatgaaccaaaaaactgtcgtaatctgaaagtagacgctgtacccacaaaagctcTGGTGCAGTCGTGCTTGAAACGAAAATCCACAGATAGtctgagattggacagatgtgaaaaacggagaaggagaaaagaaattcatgacatcattgccaatagttcATGTACTGTTCAGGCCAATtccaaaaccaattcagacgaacaggtatcagaggatagtgcgttagacctaaataacgaaac GATGAGGGACTATTCAAGGAGAGACAAAAAATGCATCGTTAAGAGCTGTTCCAGTACGAGCCAGACCACAAAGGAGAGCTTCTTTCTATTCCCTAGGAATCGTGAGTT GGCTGTTATGTGGGCAGAGAGATTGGGTGTGTCGAGCAGCTTTGTGGATGGACAATTGACAAATCAAGTAGTCTGCGGTCTACACTTTCCTGATACTGCATTTGTCACCACTGATAGAAAAAGTCTTGTCCGGGGCTGTCTTCCAATTGCAGTTGGCTTGGAACCAACAGACGACTCCAAATCTTTTCCATACATCCCTCTGAATTCCCTGCCGACAGTTCTAACTGCAGAAGATGACCTCCACGTTACACGTCCAACTACCACATATTCCAAATCGTCTATGTATCCCCAACCAGAGTGCTCAACTGGCAGTGCAGAAAATACGACTTTGTTTACTTTTGAAGAAGAGGATGTTGTTGTTAAAGAAGAGAATTTGTTATTGCCATGTTCCTCCCCTCTGCTTTCAAAAACTAGCGAGGTAGAAGCCAAAGTTGTTAGCTCACCATCTTTCTGTCCAAATTGTAATGTGAGTCTGGGCAAAATAGATGCAGAGAGACCCAAGTCACAAGAACTGTGTCAGGATGGACAGCAATGGCTGAGACCAAAAGACGAACGGGAGGACTTTAGTGAGGTTCTAGCACAACTGGAGGAGGAGCAGCAGCGAAATAGGGAGCTTCAAGCACAACTGGAAGtagaacaacaacaaaacaaggcACTTCAGGCACGACTGGATTCGGAGATAGAACGAAGTAGAGAGCTTCAGGCACAGCTGGAAGTTGAGCAAGAACGAAGTGTAGGTTTTGTGGTGCAGTTGGATGCTGAGAGAATAAGATGCAGTGAATTAAGAAGTCAAATCAAAAGGCAGTCAGCTGGT GAGTTTGAAGCTGAGACATCCCAACAGCTACGACACTTCCTTGAGGCTCTTCCATGCGAAAACAATGATATAGCAATTGCTGCTGCTAAATGCGGGAATACTGCAGCAGTGAAGTGTCTCCTTGCATCAGGTACAGATGTTGAGAGGAGAGAAAGTAAAAATGGATTGACATTGCTACACCTTGCAACTGATGGGGGTCACACAGGAACCGTTAAGTGCCTACTGACGGCAGGTGCAGATGTGAATGCCGTTACTGAAGATGGTACCACACCTCTGCACCTGGCAGCATATAGGGGACACAAAGAAATGTGCGAGATTTTGCTATTGATGGGAGCTTGTGTGAACCTGCAGGACATTATGCAGGCCTGTCCATTGCACAAGGCAGCACAACAGGGACATCTTCCTGTCGTACAGTTGCTGCTACAACGTGGAGCCAACCCTAGCCTCAGGGACTGTGTTGGGCAAACTCCCCATGATGTTGCGACAAGCAGAGGACACATGCACGTGGCTGTATCCCTGCCATCACAAGGTACTGCAATGACGTCAAATATCAGTGCTGAAGATGCAGTTTTTGAAATAATACATTGA
- the LOC138706622 gene encoding uncharacterized protein isoform X3 has product MYEHQYHTGTNQRMRDYSRRDKKCIVKSCSSTSQTTKESFFLFPRNRELAVMWAERLGVSSSFVDGQLTNQVVCGLHFPDTAFVTTDRKSLVRGCLPIAVGLEPTDDSKSFPYIPLNSLPTVLTAEDDLHVTRPTTTYSKSSMYPQPECSTGSAENTTLFTFEEEDVVVKEENLLLPCSSPLLSKTSEVEAKVVSSPSFCPNCNVSLGKIDAERPKSQELCQDGQQWLRPKDEREDFSEVLAQLEEEQQRNRELQAQLEVEQQQNKALQARLDSEIERSRELQAQLEVEQERSVGFVVQLDAERIRCSELRSQIKRQSAGEFEAETSQQLRHFLEALPCENNDIAIAAAKCGNTAAVKCLLASGTDVERRESKNGLTLLHLATDGGHTGTVKCLLTAGADVNAVTEDGTTPLHLAAYRGHKEMCEILLLMGACVNLQDIMQACPLHKAAQQGHLPVVQLLLQRGANPSLRDCVGQTPHDVATSRGHMHVAVSLPSQGTAMTSNISAEDAVFEIIH; this is encoded by the exons ATGTATGAACATCAATATCACACAGGAACAAACCAGAG GATGAGGGACTATTCAAGGAGAGACAAAAAATGCATCGTTAAGAGCTGTTCCAGTACGAGCCAGACCACAAAGGAGAGCTTCTTTCTATTCCCTAGGAATCGTGAGTT GGCTGTTATGTGGGCAGAGAGATTGGGTGTGTCGAGCAGCTTTGTGGATGGACAATTGACAAATCAAGTAGTCTGCGGTCTACACTTTCCTGATACTGCATTTGTCACCACTGATAGAAAAAGTCTTGTCCGGGGCTGTCTTCCAATTGCAGTTGGCTTGGAACCAACAGACGACTCCAAATCTTTTCCATACATCCCTCTGAATTCCCTGCCGACAGTTCTAACTGCAGAAGATGACCTCCACGTTACACGTCCAACTACCACATATTCCAAATCGTCTATGTATCCCCAACCAGAGTGCTCAACTGGCAGTGCAGAAAATACGACTTTGTTTACTTTTGAAGAAGAGGATGTTGTTGTTAAAGAAGAGAATTTGTTATTGCCATGTTCCTCCCCTCTGCTTTCAAAAACTAGCGAGGTAGAAGCCAAAGTTGTTAGCTCACCATCTTTCTGTCCAAATTGTAATGTGAGTCTGGGCAAAATAGATGCAGAGAGACCCAAGTCACAAGAACTGTGTCAGGATGGACAGCAATGGCTGAGACCAAAAGACGAACGGGAGGACTTTAGTGAGGTTCTAGCACAACTGGAGGAGGAGCAGCAGCGAAATAGGGAGCTTCAAGCACAACTGGAAGtagaacaacaacaaaacaaggcACTTCAGGCACGACTGGATTCGGAGATAGAACGAAGTAGAGAGCTTCAGGCACAGCTGGAAGTTGAGCAAGAACGAAGTGTAGGTTTTGTGGTGCAGTTGGATGCTGAGAGAATAAGATGCAGTGAATTAAGAAGTCAAATCAAAAGGCAGTCAGCTGGT GAGTTTGAAGCTGAGACATCCCAACAGCTACGACACTTCCTTGAGGCTCTTCCATGCGAAAACAATGATATAGCAATTGCTGCTGCTAAATGCGGGAATACTGCAGCAGTGAAGTGTCTCCTTGCATCAGGTACAGATGTTGAGAGGAGAGAAAGTAAAAATGGATTGACATTGCTACACCTTGCAACTGATGGGGGTCACACAGGAACCGTTAAGTGCCTACTGACGGCAGGTGCAGATGTGAATGCCGTTACTGAAGATGGTACCACACCTCTGCACCTGGCAGCATATAGGGGACACAAAGAAATGTGCGAGATTTTGCTATTGATGGGAGCTTGTGTGAACCTGCAGGACATTATGCAGGCCTGTCCATTGCACAAGGCAGCACAACAGGGACATCTTCCTGTCGTACAGTTGCTGCTACAACGTGGAGCCAACCCTAGCCTCAGGGACTGTGTTGGGCAAACTCCCCATGATGTTGCGACAAGCAGAGGACACATGCACGTGGCTGTATCCCTGCCATCACAAGGTACTGCAATGACGTCAAATATCAGTGCTGAAGATGCAGTTTTTGAAATAATACATTGA
- the LOC138706622 gene encoding uncharacterized protein isoform X4, with the protein MYRAVMWAERLGVSSSFVDGQLTNQVVCGLHFPDTAFVTTDRKSLVRGCLPIAVGLEPTDDSKSFPYIPLNSLPTVLTAEDDLHVTRPTTTYSKSSMYPQPECSTGSAENTTLFTFEEEDVVVKEENLLLPCSSPLLSKTSEVEAKVVSSPSFCPNCNVSLGKIDAERPKSQELCQDGQQWLRPKDEREDFSEVLAQLEEEQQRNRELQAQLEVEQQQNKALQARLDSEIERSRELQAQLEVEQERSVGFVVQLDAERIRCSELRSQIKRQSAGEFEAETSQQLRHFLEALPCENNDIAIAAAKCGNTAAVKCLLASGTDVERRESKNGLTLLHLATDGGHTGTVKCLLTAGADVNAVTEDGTTPLHLAAYRGHKEMCEILLLMGACVNLQDIMQACPLHKAAQQGHLPVVQLLLQRGANPSLRDCVGQTPHDVATSRGHMHVAVSLPSQGTAMTSNISAEDAVFEIIH; encoded by the exons ATGTACCG GGCTGTTATGTGGGCAGAGAGATTGGGTGTGTCGAGCAGCTTTGTGGATGGACAATTGACAAATCAAGTAGTCTGCGGTCTACACTTTCCTGATACTGCATTTGTCACCACTGATAGAAAAAGTCTTGTCCGGGGCTGTCTTCCAATTGCAGTTGGCTTGGAACCAACAGACGACTCCAAATCTTTTCCATACATCCCTCTGAATTCCCTGCCGACAGTTCTAACTGCAGAAGATGACCTCCACGTTACACGTCCAACTACCACATATTCCAAATCGTCTATGTATCCCCAACCAGAGTGCTCAACTGGCAGTGCAGAAAATACGACTTTGTTTACTTTTGAAGAAGAGGATGTTGTTGTTAAAGAAGAGAATTTGTTATTGCCATGTTCCTCCCCTCTGCTTTCAAAAACTAGCGAGGTAGAAGCCAAAGTTGTTAGCTCACCATCTTTCTGTCCAAATTGTAATGTGAGTCTGGGCAAAATAGATGCAGAGAGACCCAAGTCACAAGAACTGTGTCAGGATGGACAGCAATGGCTGAGACCAAAAGACGAACGGGAGGACTTTAGTGAGGTTCTAGCACAACTGGAGGAGGAGCAGCAGCGAAATAGGGAGCTTCAAGCACAACTGGAAGtagaacaacaacaaaacaaggcACTTCAGGCACGACTGGATTCGGAGATAGAACGAAGTAGAGAGCTTCAGGCACAGCTGGAAGTTGAGCAAGAACGAAGTGTAGGTTTTGTGGTGCAGTTGGATGCTGAGAGAATAAGATGCAGTGAATTAAGAAGTCAAATCAAAAGGCAGTCAGCTGGT GAGTTTGAAGCTGAGACATCCCAACAGCTACGACACTTCCTTGAGGCTCTTCCATGCGAAAACAATGATATAGCAATTGCTGCTGCTAAATGCGGGAATACTGCAGCAGTGAAGTGTCTCCTTGCATCAGGTACAGATGTTGAGAGGAGAGAAAGTAAAAATGGATTGACATTGCTACACCTTGCAACTGATGGGGGTCACACAGGAACCGTTAAGTGCCTACTGACGGCAGGTGCAGATGTGAATGCCGTTACTGAAGATGGTACCACACCTCTGCACCTGGCAGCATATAGGGGACACAAAGAAATGTGCGAGATTTTGCTATTGATGGGAGCTTGTGTGAACCTGCAGGACATTATGCAGGCCTGTCCATTGCACAAGGCAGCACAACAGGGACATCTTCCTGTCGTACAGTTGCTGCTACAACGTGGAGCCAACCCTAGCCTCAGGGACTGTGTTGGGCAAACTCCCCATGATGTTGCGACAAGCAGAGGACACATGCACGTGGCTGTATCCCTGCCATCACAAGGTACTGCAATGACGTCAAATATCAGTGCTGAAGATGCAGTTTTTGAAATAATACATTGA
- the LOC138706623 gene encoding zinc finger protein 853-like translates to MVRKMLKYCSVDGCPGSSRSDPELRFFFFPRNPLRAQLWAEKLGMPCSVEEARPLCRKVVCSRHFSDTDFTTNKRTRLNWTAVPSLHDSVLDLILKPEPSFSSISLPESPVPTVLDSEDELRVLVPTNTYAKTSICPPTFIPILVPEHTDNYSPSLAVPKKEPSQPSDDTLSLKDPLSPQVPMRDSNCGRESEGVSLSRSCRSNLETVLKKMEEQLQIERRLRLKLEGQLLREQQQWMQPKSEFENKKQCCSELETQLQIEKQQRNELQAQLEIEKQQKNELQAQLRKEQQQRNELQAQLRIEQQQRNELQAQLEIEKQQKNELQAQLEIDKQQKK, encoded by the exons ATGGTGCGGAAGATGTTGAAATACTGTAGTGTGGATGGATGTCCTGGTTCTAGTAGAAGTGATCCAGAATtgagatttttcttctttccacGGAATCCCTTGAG GGCTCAACTATGGGCAGAGAAGCTGGGCATGCCCTGCTCTGTGGAGGAGGCAAGACCTTTATGTAGGAAAGTGGTGTGTAGTCGTCACTTCTCTGACACCGACTTCACAACAAATAAGAGAACACGTCTCAACTGGACTGCTGTGCCGTCTCTCCATGATTCAGTCTTGGACTTAATACTGAAACCAGAACCATCATTCTCGTCAATTTCTTTGCCTGAAAGTCCAGTTCCCACAGTTTTGGATTCTGAAGATGAGCTCAGAGTTTTAGTGCCCACCAACACCTATGCCAAAACATCCATTTGCCCCCCAACATTTATTCCAATTCTTGTCCCTGAGCATACAGACAATTATTCCCCATCTTTGGCTGTTCCCAAGAAAGAACCTTCACAGCCTTCAGATGATACATTATCATTGAAAGATCCCTTGTCTCCTCAGGTTCCTATGAGGGACAGCAATTGCGGGAGAGAATCAGAAGGTGTTAGTTTATCACGTTCTTGTAGATCAAATCTTGAAACAGTGCTGAAAAAGATGGAAGAACAATTACAGATAGAAAGACGGCTAAGACTGAAATTGGAAGGCCAACTGCTGAGGGAGCAACAGCAATGGATGCAGCCGAAGTcagaatttgaaaacaaaaagcaGTGCTGCAGTGAACTTGAAACACAACTGCAAATAGAaaaacagcaaagaaatgagctTCAAGCACAACTGGAAATAGAAAAGCAGCAAAAAAATGAGCTTCAAGCACAACTGAGAAAAGAACAGCAGCAAAGAAATGAGCTTCAAGCACAACTGCGAATAGAACAGCAGCAAAGAAATGAGCTTCAAGCACAATTGGAAATAGAAAAGCAGCAAAAAAATGAGCTTCAAGCACAACTGGAAATAGATAAGCAGCAAAAAAAATGA